One stretch of Aeromicrobium fastidiosum DNA includes these proteins:
- a CDS encoding STAS-like domain-containing protein has translation MAHSPTNVSIAVVARRLGVSVSQVRALADAGVLPSSRTTGGHRRFDLDAALDAWARHYGRRPPAAHSVAHRPDATGIVVVDRADPLDGLEESQVWREIAGDLHIDDRPLARAVSRYAFTEMLNNAIDHSSGSTARVKGWSDGDQLMLEIADDGVGIFDHLALAKGLPDSFAAIAELTKGRQTTAPEAHTGEGIFFTSKAVRSFTLEANGISWIVDNDRDDHAVGLSPVTTGTSVRLVIHRATTLDLGSLFRDYSDDHEFTRTSPVIKLFGIGVDFVSRSEAKRLLAGLERFTEVELDFAGVVSVGQGFVDEVFRVWPQSNPGTALTPTHMNDAVAFMVTRGLPRAPRGA, from the coding sequence ATGGCCCATTCGCCCACCAACGTGTCGATCGCCGTCGTCGCTCGGCGACTCGGCGTCTCCGTGAGCCAGGTCCGCGCGCTGGCCGACGCCGGGGTGCTGCCATCCAGCCGCACGACAGGCGGCCACCGGCGCTTCGACCTCGATGCCGCGCTGGACGCGTGGGCGCGCCACTACGGGAGGCGTCCTCCTGCGGCGCACTCCGTCGCCCACCGGCCGGACGCCACCGGAATCGTCGTGGTCGATCGCGCCGACCCCCTCGACGGCCTGGAGGAGTCGCAGGTCTGGCGCGAGATCGCCGGTGACCTTCACATCGACGACCGCCCTCTGGCCAGGGCGGTGTCGCGGTACGCGTTCACCGAGATGCTCAACAACGCCATCGACCACTCATCGGGCTCTACCGCGCGGGTGAAGGGGTGGTCGGACGGCGATCAACTGATGCTGGAGATCGCCGACGACGGCGTGGGCATCTTCGACCACCTGGCCCTCGCCAAGGGGCTCCCCGACAGCTTCGCCGCCATCGCCGAGCTGACCAAGGGCAGGCAGACGACCGCCCCCGAGGCACACACCGGCGAGGGCATCTTCTTCACGTCGAAGGCGGTGCGTTCGTTCACGCTCGAGGCGAATGGGATCTCCTGGATCGTCGACAACGACCGGGACGATCACGCGGTGGGACTGTCACCCGTGACCACCGGGACGTCGGTCCGGCTCGTCATCCACCGCGCCACGACGCTCGACCTGGGCAGCCTCTTCCGCGACTACAGCGACGACCACGAGTTCACCCGCACCAGCCCCGTCATCAAGCTCTTCGGCATCGGTGTCGACTTCGTCAGCCGCAGCGAGGCCAAGCGACTGCTCGCCGGGCTGGAGAGGTTCACCGAGGTCGAGCTGGACTTCGCGGGTGTCGTCTCGGTCGGTCAGGGGTTCGTCGACGAGGTGTTCCGAGTCTGGCCACAGAGCAATCCCGGCACGGCCCTGACACCCACGCACATGAACGACGCCGTCGCCTTCATGGTCACCCGCGGCCTGCCGCGCGCACCTCGCGGGGCGTGA
- a CDS encoding AraC family transcriptional regulator translates to MPVIRSAGIRGFREVVRELGGDPVAIARRAQLDVTALDADDVLVEDVAMARVLEVAAAELACPDLGLRVAAKQDLSLLGPLALAIRNAPSVGEALEATSRYLFVHAPGMRIWLQPDPDGVRGVEALRYDVTPDGISPPRQGTDVSLGSLHRAIVSLVGGSYGLRTVDLPHQPLAPRQVYEDFFGVPVRFGRPAALLRLPSSLGATPLAVHDESVRRMALDFLARQSPAGDVLLTSRTQGALQQLLGTGAPGIGDVARLLDLQPRTLQRRLADEGTTFAAVLDDVRRSAARRYLVTTDLPLSQVAGLLGFSEQAVLSRACRRWWGVTPREVRAAGRG, encoded by the coding sequence ATGCCCGTCATCCGTTCCGCCGGCATCCGTGGCTTCCGCGAGGTCGTCCGCGAGCTCGGCGGCGACCCCGTCGCGATCGCCCGCCGCGCGCAGCTCGACGTCACCGCACTCGATGCCGACGACGTGCTGGTCGAGGACGTCGCGATGGCCCGGGTGCTGGAGGTGGCGGCCGCCGAGCTCGCGTGTCCCGACCTGGGGCTCCGGGTCGCGGCGAAGCAGGACCTCTCGCTCCTCGGGCCGCTCGCCCTGGCGATCCGCAACGCGCCGTCGGTCGGCGAGGCGCTGGAGGCCACGTCGCGCTACCTGTTCGTCCACGCGCCCGGCATGCGCATCTGGCTGCAGCCCGACCCCGACGGCGTCCGTGGCGTCGAGGCGCTGAGGTACGACGTCACTCCCGACGGCATCAGCCCGCCGCGCCAGGGCACCGACGTCAGCCTCGGCTCGCTGCACCGTGCGATCGTCTCGCTGGTCGGCGGATCGTACGGCCTGCGCACCGTCGACCTGCCCCACCAGCCGCTGGCCCCGCGACAGGTCTACGAGGACTTCTTCGGCGTGCCCGTGCGGTTCGGACGCCCCGCGGCCCTGCTGCGGCTGCCGTCGAGCCTCGGTGCCACGCCGCTGGCGGTGCACGACGAGTCGGTGCGCCGGATGGCTCTCGACTTCCTCGCCCGCCAGTCGCCGGCCGGCGACGTGCTGCTGACCTCGCGGACGCAGGGAGCCCTGCAGCAGCTGCTCGGCACCGGAGCGCCCGGCATCGGCGACGTGGCCCGGCTGCTCGACCTGCAGCCGCGCACCCTGCAGCGCCGGCTCGCCGACGAGGGGACGACGTTTGCGGCGGTGCTCGACGACGTCCGCCGGTCCGCCGCCCGCCGCTACCTCGTGACGACCGACCTGCCGCTCAGCCAGGTGGCCGGCCTGCTGGGGTTCTCGGAGCAGGCCGTGCTCAGCCGGGCGTGCCGTCGGTGGTGGGGAGTCACGCCCCGCGAGGTGCGCGCGGCAGGCCGCGGGTGA
- a CDS encoding CocE/NonD family hydrolase: MVTDFVRITDEGPSPGAQEHLVRMRDGVRLATDVYLPEGWDAGPTVLVRLPYDKSSRYVFFTTVAPMFNARGYAVAVQDVRGKFRSEGETVAFLNETRDGYDTIDWIVRQGWSDGTVAMFGDSYYGFTQWAAVASQHPALRAIVPRVTGANLGDLAGHAGSRDGRSRRLPTMWEPLYLAHNWVDNDRYDFALDLDRRPVSAIFDDAFAAIGARSSFLDTIAPPATGLRVFPGPHPFDTRPLPVLHVAGWFDNLKDQSMGDYVELSGRPAWAPLQYLWVDSTDHEGYRLPDAPVAPEDDHGVDEDALARHLAKYVTPAADFFDVFVREVRPVSSLARVQWHLGHGDDPLELRSSGVWPPAGTVAKELFIADAGRATSGADGGRLEPEPLADSAVTWVHDPDDLVPASVLNPFATLFEYPDESAVNARPDVLTFTADAVNGPLDLVGPVEVTLTVGSTAPTTDLVVKVLDVDPDGAAHVVAWGDGQVDTDGGDVEATIDLGHVAYRLTAGHALRLQVASSEYPVFQPNPGTGEPAWSATETRASTQTLRCSTRSVVRLSVLPQGAAW; encoded by the coding sequence GTGGTCACCGACTTCGTCCGCATCACCGACGAGGGTCCGTCGCCGGGTGCCCAGGAGCACCTGGTCCGCATGCGCGACGGCGTGCGACTCGCCACCGACGTCTACCTGCCCGAGGGGTGGGACGCCGGCCCCACGGTCCTGGTGCGCCTGCCCTACGACAAGAGCAGCCGCTACGTCTTCTTCACGACCGTGGCACCGATGTTCAACGCCCGCGGCTACGCCGTCGCGGTGCAGGACGTCCGTGGCAAGTTCCGGTCCGAGGGCGAGACCGTCGCGTTCCTGAACGAGACGCGCGACGGGTACGACACGATCGACTGGATCGTCCGTCAGGGGTGGAGCGACGGCACGGTCGCGATGTTCGGCGACTCGTACTACGGCTTCACGCAGTGGGCCGCCGTCGCGAGCCAGCACCCGGCCCTGCGCGCGATCGTCCCGCGCGTGACGGGCGCGAACCTCGGCGATCTCGCCGGCCACGCCGGCAGCAGAGACGGCCGGTCGAGGCGCCTGCCGACGATGTGGGAACCCCTGTACCTCGCGCACAACTGGGTCGACAACGACCGCTACGACTTCGCTCTCGACCTCGACCGGCGGCCCGTCAGCGCGATCTTCGACGACGCCTTCGCCGCGATCGGCGCGCGGTCGTCGTTCCTCGACACGATCGCCCCGCCCGCGACCGGTCTGCGGGTGTTTCCCGGCCCGCACCCCTTCGACACCAGGCCGCTGCCCGTCCTCCACGTCGCCGGCTGGTTCGACAACCTCAAGGACCAGTCGATGGGCGACTACGTCGAGCTGTCGGGCAGGCCGGCCTGGGCACCACTGCAGTACCTGTGGGTCGACTCGACCGACCACGAGGGATACCGGTTGCCGGACGCTCCCGTCGCCCCCGAGGACGACCACGGCGTCGACGAAGACGCCTTGGCCAGGCACCTCGCCAAGTACGTCACCCCGGCGGCCGACTTCTTCGACGTCTTCGTCCGTGAGGTGCGACCGGTCTCGTCGCTCGCCCGCGTCCAGTGGCACCTCGGCCACGGCGATGATCCGCTGGAGCTCCGCTCGAGCGGCGTGTGGCCTCCGGCCGGCACCGTGGCGAAGGAGCTGTTCATCGCCGACGCGGGCCGCGCCACGAGCGGGGCGGACGGGGGACGACTCGAGCCCGAGCCGCTGGCCGACTCAGCCGTCACGTGGGTGCACGACCCCGATGACCTCGTCCCCGCCAGCGTGCTCAACCCGTTCGCGACACTGTTCGAGTACCCGGACGAGTCCGCCGTCAATGCGCGTCCCGACGTCCTGACCTTCACGGCGGACGCGGTCAACGGGCCACTTGACCTCGTCGGGCCCGTCGAGGTGACCCTCACGGTCGGCTCGACGGCTCCGACGACCGACCTGGTCGTCAAGGTGCTCGACGTCGACCCGGACGGCGCGGCCCACGTCGTGGCGTGGGGCGACGGCCAGGTCGACACCGACGGCGGCGACGTCGAGGCGACGATCGATCTCGGTCACGTGGCCTACCGGCTCACGGCAGGACACGCGCTCCGCCTCCAGGTCGCCAGCAGCGAGTACCCCGTGTTCCAGCCCAACCCCGGGACCGGCGAACCGGCCTGGTCGGCCACCGAGACCCGGGCGAGCACCCAGACGCTGCGGTGCTCGACGCGTTCGGTCGTCCGCCTGTCCGTCCTGCCGCAGGGCGCGGCCTGGTGA
- a CDS encoding ABC transporter ATP-binding protein, with product MTSVLEAQQLTKRFGDNVAVDAVSFDLQAGGALGIVGESGSGKTTVARMLVGLETPTDGQVVIPSDTDAKGARLRRARHIQMVFQDPYISLDPRLSAAAALDNVLKLHFGGSKASRRPRVDELLDSVNLGTREANALPRELSGGQRQRIAIARALAVEPEVLVLDEATSALDVSVQAQILTLLNQIRRERGVAYVFVSHDLAVIREVCDELIVMYRGLVVERNACGEVLTNPQHPYTRLLVESIPRPGWDPTVIAQNRRRIEQELGRA from the coding sequence ATGACCAGTGTTCTCGAAGCACAGCAGCTGACCAAGCGATTCGGCGACAACGTGGCCGTGGACGCGGTCTCGTTCGACCTGCAGGCCGGCGGGGCTCTCGGCATCGTCGGTGAGTCCGGATCCGGCAAGACCACGGTCGCCCGCATGCTCGTCGGCCTGGAGACACCCACCGACGGGCAGGTCGTCATCCCGTCCGACACGGACGCCAAGGGTGCCCGCCTTCGGCGGGCCCGTCACATCCAGATGGTCTTCCAGGATCCCTACATCTCGCTCGACCCGCGACTGTCGGCCGCCGCGGCGCTCGACAACGTCCTCAAGCTCCACTTCGGGGGGTCCAAGGCGTCCCGCCGCCCCCGCGTCGACGAGCTGCTCGACAGCGTCAACCTCGGCACCCGCGAGGCCAACGCCCTGCCGCGCGAGCTCTCGGGCGGTCAGCGGCAGCGCATCGCGATCGCCCGTGCGCTGGCCGTCGAGCCGGAGGTGCTGGTGCTGGACGAGGCGACGTCGGCCCTCGACGTCTCGGTGCAGGCGCAGATCCTGACCCTGCTCAACCAGATCCGGCGCGAGCGCGGTGTCGCCTACGTGTTCGTCAGCCACGACCTCGCGGTCATCCGCGAGGTGTGCGACGAGCTCATCGTGATGTACCGGGGCCTCGTGGTGGAGCGCAATGCGTGCGGCGAGGTGCTGACCAATCCGCAGCACCCGTACACGCGGCTGCTGGTGGAGTCCATCCCCCGTCCCGGGTGGGACCCGACCGTCATCGCCCAGAACCGCCGCCGCATCGAGCAGGAGCTCGGTCGGGCCTGA